One part of the Enterococcus sp. DIV1094 genome encodes these proteins:
- a CDS encoding sensor histidine kinase: MQAIRLSINLLSIIGLIGLTIDQTSSQTLMFVIGLSMAWLALFFLGESFQSYRPWFVVLQLISVLLSLIFVEQVIFLLPLSLLQGYFCLEKPWLLLFIGLISYSVGSFFLSSSLYFLFVLWVSGMISIIWSAEKMTKEQEELTISSDYLRIERNKLSKLFSQSTLNAEVMQKEATLVERQRIIHEIHDHLGHDLTSCLIQLEAAKVTNKNQPEQAQRLLIQSSDILRKSIQEVRNLLHDERPTNESFNINKVKAELQRFSDSHQIIVDFQYSGALNKISRFHWQVIAANLKEFLTNTLKYSEASTVTVRLHVYQKFLRFESKNNGASAGDIRKGLGILGMEERTAVLNGKLLIDGTNGFQITTILPFEQEHEISNS, encoded by the coding sequence ATGCAAGCAATCAGATTATCGATCAATTTGTTGTCGATCATTGGCTTGATCGGACTGACGATCGATCAAACCTCTTCACAAACATTGATGTTCGTGATTGGTTTAAGTATGGCATGGTTAGCACTATTCTTCTTAGGCGAAAGCTTTCAAAGTTATCGTCCTTGGTTTGTTGTTTTGCAATTGATCAGCGTTTTGTTAAGTTTGATTTTTGTCGAACAAGTGATTTTTTTGTTGCCACTTTCTCTGCTACAAGGCTATTTTTGTTTGGAAAAACCGTGGTTGCTTTTATTTATAGGGTTGATCAGTTATAGTGTGGGGAGTTTCTTTCTTTCTTCTTCGTTGTACTTTTTATTTGTTTTGTGGGTAAGTGGGATGATCAGTATCATTTGGTCTGCGGAAAAGATGACGAAAGAGCAAGAAGAACTGACTATTTCTTCGGATTATTTGCGGATCGAACGAAACAAGTTATCCAAACTTTTTTCGCAAAGTACGTTGAATGCGGAAGTCATGCAAAAAGAAGCAACATTAGTCGAGAGACAACGGATCATCCATGAGATACATGATCATCTAGGGCACGACTTGACGAGCTGTTTGATCCAATTAGAAGCAGCAAAAGTCACTAATAAAAACCAGCCAGAACAAGCGCAACGATTGTTGATCCAGTCGAGTGATATTTTAAGAAAATCGATCCAAGAAGTGCGCAATCTTTTACATGATGAACGTCCTACAAATGAATCTTTCAATATCAATAAAGTCAAGGCGGAACTTCAACGTTTCTCCGATAGCCATCAAATCATTGTCGATTTTCAATATAGTGGCGCTTTAAATAAAATCAGTCGCTTCCACTGGCAAGTCATTGCTGCAAATTTGAAGGAGTTTTTAACGAATACGTTGAAATATAGTGAAGCTTCGACTGTAACGGTACGTTTACATGTCTATCAAAAATTTTTGCGCTTTGAATCTAAAAATAATGGAGCAAGTGCAGGAGACATTCGTAAAGGGCTTGGTATTTTAGGAATGGAAGAGCGAACAGCAGTGTTGAATGGTAAATTGTTGATTGATGGAACGAATGGGTTTCAGATCACTACGATTTTACCTTTTGAGCAAGAACATGAGATTTCTAATTCATAA
- a CDS encoding response regulator transcription factor, which produces MTKILLVDDSALITSGLKIILESAADFQVVGICHEGDSAIQFCKENQVDIVLMDVRMPGMDGVTATKQITEEYQIPVIILTTFDEDRYIDEGIRNGASGYLLKTTPPEAVIQAIKSVLQGQTILSKEILVKATQHLDKKNNQEANLTVLTEREQEIAHLVAKGMTNKAIAQTLFLSEGTVHNNLSMILKKLNLDHRTQLAIYVLTGEVMT; this is translated from the coding sequence ATGACAAAAATTTTATTAGTAGATGATAGTGCGCTGATTACAAGTGGCTTGAAAATCATATTAGAAAGTGCAGCAGACTTTCAAGTGGTTGGGATTTGTCATGAGGGGGATTCAGCCATTCAATTTTGTAAAGAAAACCAAGTGGATATCGTATTGATGGATGTGCGTATGCCGGGAATGGATGGCGTTACTGCTACGAAGCAGATCACGGAAGAATACCAGATACCCGTCATTATTCTAACTACTTTTGATGAAGATCGCTACATAGATGAAGGAATACGCAATGGTGCGAGTGGTTATCTTTTAAAAACAACTCCTCCAGAAGCAGTGATCCAAGCAATTAAAAGTGTGTTACAAGGACAAACGATCCTTTCAAAAGAAATCCTTGTGAAAGCAACACAACACTTAGACAAGAAGAACAATCAAGAAGCGAATCTAACTGTATTAACAGAGCGCGAGCAAGAGATCGCCCATTTAGTCGCAAAAGGTATGACGAATAAAGCGATCGCGCAAACACTATTTTTAAGCGAAGGAACTGTCCATAATAATCTTTCAATGATTTTAAAAAAATTGAACTTGGATCATCGCACACAACTAGCGATCTACGTTCTCACTGGCGAGGTAATGACATAG
- a CDS encoding LPXTG cell wall anchor domain-containing protein, with product MVKLSKKKLIANILLSSMLLAQTVPTFANTLENDEMVSQTESGSGVPGKATAQEEATDRLEDQFSLSEEFDETNGMAIEPLFSGGGNGSIDSPFQITTEAQLNEMRNDLTAHYQLMNDITLTSDWIPVGYGTTSATKFTGSFIATRGTVIRNMRVTTGVQSGDEDNRGFFGVTEGARISGITLENPLVIGGGSGGATGGLIGRISDATRPTTVTDSAIIGGSIEASSTYVGGLVGFIPINTYGTAVIRSSSSATVTVNGDVNDTNQAVGGLIGYNGNTVVDSYATGHVTANVHNVGGLIGYNHYGHVSRSYATGNVTSSGGEGHGGLIGTNYFGGTVVDSYATGDVTGINKVGGFIGEIQALAKEVARSYSTGHVVGVDFVGGFVGKSNSYRPKNSYAMGDVIGETNVHHFNIENYSIHSYYYNNSKVLAGGERVEGKITPDVLEPLDVIELRTQSTYKSNGWDFGSTWIWDTTTNYPKLGIGNEVDTLPIDALGETIEVPYGGRETKVLLSDAFSVFGRGGNPADYLFGTDADGFRLSDDGQYLILEVTSIGTYEITATPLRRLTVLEPGQHWNKATVEVTPAEITLEKGTVFARSFNGTTNIDRFDAPTLTGLAPGDEATWIEEDFKYKDSVAGTNTIEGANWTLDWGTINLSNYDVTSLPTNGEDTYLIEDLFEVEAITKAAGAYLRIDEELAAQNNTHEVITIAGTALLHHDDTPDTPGEDWYHDHAEELLQDVTFLIYDTDPQANPLARVVAYADGIAAVDGAFVGLSPNTSYWITAISDESTNFSAGEESDPIVLTTARSGGNGGNGGNGGPGGNTGNNAGDPSGNNSPGNNQPGTTPNGGSGNGSGTNAAATSTGRGGKLPNTGEVVSAFALLGFGAVGTALASWLKRKKDNETMV from the coding sequence ATGGTTAAGTTGAGTAAGAAAAAACTGATTGCAAATATCCTTCTGAGTTCTATGTTGTTGGCACAAACAGTACCAACTTTTGCGAACACTTTAGAGAATGATGAGATGGTAAGTCAAACAGAAAGTGGTAGTGGTGTACCGGGTAAAGCAACCGCTCAAGAGGAAGCGACAGATCGGTTAGAAGATCAGTTCTCACTGTCTGAAGAATTCGATGAGACAAATGGAATGGCTATTGAACCTTTATTTTCAGGGGGAGGTAATGGTTCTATCGACTCTCCATTCCAAATCACCACTGAAGCTCAATTAAATGAAATGAGAAATGATTTAACCGCTCACTACCAATTGATGAATGATATCACGTTAACTTCAGACTGGATTCCTGTGGGCTATGGGACAACTTCAGCAACAAAATTCACAGGAAGTTTTATAGCCACGCGTGGAACAGTTATTCGTAATATGAGAGTGACTACGGGCGTACAATCAGGTGATGAAGACAATCGTGGGTTCTTTGGCGTGACTGAGGGTGCAAGAATTTCCGGAATCACATTAGAAAATCCACTTGTCATCGGAGGAGGCAGCGGAGGTGCTACCGGTGGATTGATTGGCAGAATCAGTGATGCAACGAGACCAACAACTGTCACTGATTCTGCTATTATTGGTGGAAGTATTGAAGCTAGTAGTACCTATGTAGGGGGGCTAGTCGGATTTATACCGATTAATACTTATGGTACCGCTGTGATTCGTTCCTCATCTTCTGCGACAGTTACAGTTAATGGGGATGTAAATGACACTAATCAGGCTGTCGGCGGTTTGATTGGCTACAATGGAAATACTGTAGTCGATAGTTACGCAACTGGTCATGTAACAGCTAATGTGCACAATGTCGGCGGTTTGATTGGCTATAATCATTATGGGCATGTCAGTCGTTCATATGCGACAGGTAATGTCACTAGCTCAGGAGGCGAGGGCCATGGCGGATTGATTGGAACAAATTATTTTGGTGGTACAGTGGTTGATTCTTATGCGACTGGCGATGTCACTGGAATAAATAAGGTTGGTGGTTTTATCGGAGAGATCCAGGCTCTTGCGAAGGAGGTCGCTCGGAGCTATAGCACTGGGCATGTCGTTGGGGTCGATTTTGTTGGCGGATTTGTCGGAAAATCTAATTCTTATAGGCCAAAGAATAGCTACGCGATGGGGGATGTCATTGGAGAGACAAATGTCCACCATTTCAATATAGAAAATTATAGTATTCATAGTTATTACTATAATAATTCCAAAGTGTTAGCCGGTGGAGAACGTGTGGAGGGCAAAATCACCCCAGATGTTCTCGAACCGTTAGATGTCATTGAATTACGAACACAAAGTACCTATAAATCCAATGGATGGGATTTCGGTAGTACTTGGATATGGGATACTACGACAAATTATCCTAAGTTAGGAATAGGTAATGAAGTCGATACGTTACCGATTGATGCATTAGGTGAAACGATCGAAGTTCCATATGGTGGAAGAGAGACAAAAGTTCTCCTTTCTGATGCGTTCTCTGTATTTGGACGTGGTGGCAATCCTGCTGATTATCTTTTTGGAACAGATGCAGATGGGTTCCGTCTCTCAGATGATGGTCAATATTTGATTTTAGAGGTGACAAGTATTGGCACTTATGAAATTACTGCTACACCACTCAGACGTCTGACTGTGCTAGAACCTGGACAGCATTGGAATAAAGCAACTGTAGAAGTTACTCCAGCTGAAATTACGCTAGAAAAAGGGACGGTTTTTGCTCGTTCATTCAATGGAACGACAAACATCGATCGTTTTGATGCGCCAACACTGACTGGCTTAGCGCCAGGCGATGAAGCGACTTGGATAGAAGAAGACTTCAAATATAAAGATAGTGTTGCGGGCACAAATACGATCGAAGGGGCAAACTGGACACTTGATTGGGGAACGATCAATCTTTCTAATTATGATGTAACAAGCTTACCAACTAACGGAGAGGATACCTACCTGATTGAGGATCTCTTTGAAGTCGAAGCGATTACAAAAGCAGCTGGGGCTTACTTGAGAATTGACGAAGAACTAGCAGCACAAAACAATACGCATGAAGTGATCACGATTGCAGGGACAGCGCTGCTTCATCATGATGATACACCAGATACACCTGGTGAAGATTGGTACCATGACCATGCAGAGGAGTTGCTTCAAGATGTGACTTTCCTGATCTATGATACGGACCCTCAAGCTAATCCTCTTGCACGAGTAGTTGCTTATGCAGATGGGATAGCCGCGGTGGATGGGGCGTTTGTGGGATTAAGTCCTAATACGAGCTATTGGATTACTGCTATTTCAGACGAGAGTACGAACTTTTCAGCAGGGGAAGAATCTGACCCAATCGTTCTTACCACAGCGCGTTCAGGTGGTAATGGTGGGAATGGCGGAAACGGAGGACCTGGTGGAAATACTGGGAATAACGCTGGTGATCCTTCCGGTAATAATTCACCTGGGAACAATCAACCTGGTACAACTCCAAATGGGGGAAGCGGCAATGGTTCGGGCACTAATGCTGCAGCGACTAGTACTGGCAGAGGTGGTAAATTACCGAATACAGGTGAAGTAGTTAGTGCTTTTGCATTGTTAGGCTTTGGTGCGGTAGGTACCGCTCTAGCAAGTTGGCTGAAACGTAAGAAAGATAATGAAACGATGGTATAA
- a CDS encoding GLUG motif-containing protein, with product MRKLNKKKLLASVLLSSMMLAQTAPTFASVLDSVDPMNHPVAENEETVEELDEIENLKDEIMDNEVESNEIEALEDASDIRVETEENAEEPFPEKPLSLSDEPEEADLPEMDEAETFAEPIAESQEENEDLEEISISSRFTGVGEGTAVSPYQITNEEQLNEMRADLTAHYRIMNDITLTSAWIPVGYYSTSFDAVNRNFRGSLTAEPGTVIRNLTITANSSDTVSGQGYRGLFATTDGATISGITIENPRVVAGDGAGTAALIGRVRDSTDSVTRVSDSRIIGGSIESTMYGFIGGLIGYAGASIVSRSSSSASIRFNSIRSQGVGGLLGVSTSGQIIDSYATGDVTSTQVNTGGLIGNNSGGRVTRSYATGNVTSSGDYTGGLIGLNDSDAAIYDSYATGNVNGNENTGGLVGMIDSGVLETQRSYSTGNVIGTNYTGGFVGRALGATTIQNSYSMGDVSGTGNVDVFGGGEGNKVNNYYYHLAKVLDGGAVPEQLPDDLGILEPVDVIELRTQTTYSKNGWDFNSVWLWDTETNYPKLGLGNEVDTLPMNALGETIQVTYSGPETRIPLAKVFSLIGRGGNPEDFLIESSGGAISISEDGNDLIMAIDSVGVYELTAVPLRRLTTLEPGQNWGRATIEVTPAEITVEKGRVFEQTFNGTREILDFERPTLSGLIEGDEINWQEEVFQFTDPIAGTNTIEGDSWQIDWGTVNQENYEVVGLSADENGEYKVTDLFEVEGIIKAAGAFLKIDEELAAQNNTHEVITIAGTALLHHDETPDTPGEHWYHDHAEELLQDVTFLIYDTDPQANPLARVVAYADGVAAVDGAFVGLSANTTYWITATSDESTNFSSGEESAPIMLTTSLSGDNGGNGGNGDNGGDNGGTGGNTGNTGNNIGAPSGNNQTGNNQPGNNQSGTTPTPNVGSVNTSGSGNGSVPTNAASAGSNGRSGNLPKTGEVASAFALLGFGAVGTALASWLKGKKNN from the coding sequence ATGAGGAAGTTGAACAAGAAAAAACTGCTTGCAAGTGTACTTTTAAGTTCGATGATGTTAGCACAAACTGCACCGACATTTGCAAGTGTTTTAGATAGTGTCGATCCAATGAATCACCCAGTAGCTGAAAATGAGGAAACAGTCGAAGAGTTAGATGAAATAGAAAATCTTAAAGATGAAATCATGGATAATGAGGTTGAATCCAATGAGATAGAGGCTTTGGAAGATGCGAGCGATATCAGGGTAGAAACTGAGGAAAACGCAGAAGAACCATTTCCAGAAAAACCTTTATCTTTGTCTGATGAACCGGAAGAGGCAGACTTACCTGAGATGGATGAAGCAGAAACGTTTGCCGAACCAATAGCTGAGTCGCAAGAAGAGAACGAAGATTTGGAAGAAATTTCGATCAGTTCAAGGTTTACGGGTGTAGGAGAAGGAACAGCTGTTTCACCTTATCAAATAACGAATGAAGAACAGTTGAATGAAATGCGAGCGGATCTGACAGCGCATTATAGAATCATGAATGACATTACATTAACTTCAGCGTGGATTCCTGTCGGTTATTATTCTACGTCGTTTGACGCTGTAAATAGAAATTTTAGAGGCAGTTTGACCGCTGAACCTGGCACTGTGATCAGGAATTTAACGATTACGGCTAATTCGTCTGATACCGTGTCAGGGCAAGGCTATAGAGGTCTTTTTGCGACAACCGATGGGGCTACGATTTCTGGAATCACTATTGAAAATCCGCGAGTTGTGGCAGGAGATGGTGCTGGAACTGCGGCATTGATCGGACGTGTCAGAGATTCTACCGATTCTGTTACTAGAGTGAGTGATTCTAGGATTATTGGCGGAAGCATCGAATCAACGATGTATGGTTTTATTGGTGGTTTAATTGGTTACGCAGGAGCCAGTATTGTTTCTCGTTCCTCTTCTTCCGCTAGTATTAGGTTTAATTCAATCAGAAGTCAAGGAGTAGGTGGCTTGCTTGGCGTAAGTACTAGCGGGCAAATAATCGACAGTTATGCTACTGGAGATGTGACAAGTACCCAGGTGAATACAGGTGGTTTGATTGGTAACAATTCTGGTGGAAGGGTCACTCGTTCCTATGCGACAGGAAATGTCACTAGTAGTGGTGACTATACAGGTGGACTTATCGGTTTAAACGATTCTGATGCAGCTATCTACGATTCTTATGCCACCGGGAATGTAAACGGAAATGAAAATACAGGTGGGCTCGTGGGGATGATCGATAGTGGCGTTCTTGAGACGCAGCGAAGTTATAGTACAGGAAATGTTATCGGCACAAATTATACTGGGGGCTTCGTAGGTAGAGCTTTGGGAGCAACTACCATTCAAAATAGTTATTCAATGGGCGATGTTAGTGGAACTGGGAATGTTGATGTTTTTGGTGGTGGTGAAGGAAATAAGGTAAATAATTACTACTATCATCTTGCAAAAGTTTTAGACGGTGGGGCTGTTCCTGAACAACTACCAGATGATCTTGGTATACTTGAACCGGTTGATGTCATCGAGTTACGTACGCAAACGACCTATAGCAAGAATGGCTGGGATTTCAACTCGGTTTGGCTCTGGGATACTGAAACAAACTATCCCAAGTTAGGATTAGGTAATGAAGTCGATACATTACCAATGAATGCGCTAGGAGAAACGATTCAAGTGACGTATAGTGGACCAGAAACGCGCATTCCATTGGCAAAAGTCTTCTCTTTGATTGGTCGAGGCGGCAATCCTGAAGATTTTCTTATTGAGTCGAGTGGCGGAGCAATCAGTATTTCCGAAGATGGCAATGACTTGATCATGGCGATTGACAGTGTGGGTGTTTATGAACTCACTGCGGTTCCGTTGAGACGTTTAACCACATTAGAACCCGGACAAAACTGGGGTAGGGCAACGATTGAAGTGACTCCAGCTGAAATCACTGTGGAAAAAGGCAGGGTATTTGAGCAAACATTTAATGGAACAAGAGAAATCCTTGATTTTGAACGTCCAACATTATCGGGTTTAATTGAAGGTGACGAAATCAATTGGCAGGAAGAGGTATTCCAGTTCACTGATCCTATTGCTGGAACGAACACGATCGAAGGGGATAGTTGGCAGATTGATTGGGGAACCGTGAATCAAGAAAACTATGAAGTCGTTGGTTTATCAGCAGATGAAAATGGTGAGTACAAAGTGACCGACTTATTCGAGGTCGAAGGAATCATCAAAGCAGCTGGAGCTTTCTTGAAAATCGATGAAGAGTTAGCGGCACAAAACAACACCCATGAAGTGATTACGATTGCGGGTACAGCGCTACTTCATCATGATGAGACACCGGATACACCGGGTGAGCATTGGTACCATGACCATGCAGAGGAGTTACTTCAAGATGTGACCTTCTTGATTTACGACACAGATCCACAAGCGAATCCATTGGCACGAGTGGTTGCTTATGCAGATGGCGTAGCAGCAGTAGACGGGGCATTTGTAGGGTTAAGTGCGAATACCACGTATTGGATCACTGCGACTTCAGATGAGAGTACGAATTTTAGCTCAGGGGAAGAATCTGCCCCAATCATGCTTACTACATCACTTTCAGGAGATAATGGAGGAAACGGAGGAAATGGAGATAATGGTGGAGATAACGGAGGAACCGGTGGAAATACAGGAAACACAGGAAATAACATTGGCGCTCCTTCAGGAAACAATCAAACTGGCAATAATCAGCCAGGGAACAATCAATCTGGAACTACCCCTACTCCAAATGTTGGAAGTGTAAATACTTCTGGAAGTGGTAACGGAAGTGTTCCTACGAATGCTGCATCGGCCGGAAGTAATGGCAGAAGTGGTAATTTACCGAAGACAGGTGAAGTAGCAAGTGCGTTTGCACTGCTTGGCTTTGGTGCGGTCGGTACAGCTTTGGCTAGTTGGTTGAAAGGTAAGAAAAATAATTAA
- a CDS encoding GLUG motif-containing protein, translated as MENLIDEIIDEEVSSNEPDILDDESNIVVATEKIEQEVLAEDLLPSSDELAETNLSESDEVEILVEEMPELQEENEDLEEASISSRFTGVGDGTAVSPYQITNEEQLNAMRDDLTAHYRIMNDITLTSEWIPVGYYSTSYDTINRNFRGSLTSEPGAVIKNLTIKSNSPDTAATRGYRGLFATTDGATISGITIENPNVIAGDGAGTGALIGRVIDSPNAVTMVSDTKVIGGNIESTVQGYIGGLIGYSEYSIVSRSSSSATVTLAATTSEGTGGLIGVSGRGQIIDSYATGNVTSNRAHTGGLIGYNLGGTIKRSYATGDVTSGGDYTGGLIGGNSYTASIYDSYATGNVQGSRYTGGLVGMLDTGVIEVAQSYSTGNVVGTNYTGGFVGRVSGASVRIRNSFAMGDVSGTGNVDVFGVGGTIVNNYYYHLAKVLYGGVAPEQLPNDMGKLEPLDVIELRTQTTYIENVWDFNSVWVWDTETNYPKLGLGTEVDTLPINAIGETIQVTYGGSETRIPLAEVFSLIGRGGNPEDFLFESDGGAISISEDGTDLIMAIDSVGIYEITAVPLSRLTTLEPGQNWGKATIEVTPAEITVEKGRVFERTFNGTTEVTDFDLPILSGVVGDDEIAWQEELFQYTDSIAGTNTITGDNWRIDWGTVNQENYEVVGVLADESDNFQVTDLFEVEGIVKAAGAFLRIDEELAAQNNTHEVITIAGTALLHHDETPDTPGEQWYHDHVEELLQDVTFLIYDTDPQANPLARVVAYADGVAAVDGAFVGLSANTTYWITATSDESTNFSSGEESAPIMLTTSLSGDNGGNGGNGDNGGDNGGTGGNTGNTGNNIGAPSGSNQTGNNQPGNNQSGTTPTPNGGSVNTSGSGNGSVPTNAASAGSNGRSGNLPKTGEVASAFALLGFGAVGTALASWLKGKKNN; from the coding sequence ATGGAAAATCTTATCGATGAAATCATAGATGAAGAGGTGTCATCAAATGAACCAGATATTCTAGATGATGAGAGCAATATAGTGGTAGCGACTGAGAAAATCGAACAAGAAGTGCTAGCAGAGGATTTGCTACCTTCGTCTGACGAACTGGCAGAAACAAACTTGTCTGAAAGTGATGAAGTAGAAATACTGGTCGAAGAAATGCCTGAGTTGCAAGAAGAGAACGAAGACTTAGAAGAGGCTTCGATCAGTTCAAGATTTACCGGTGTAGGAGACGGAACAGCTGTCTCGCCTTATCAAATCACAAATGAAGAACAGCTGAATGCCATGCGTGACGATCTGACTGCGCATTATAGAATTATGAATGATATCACCTTAACGTCAGAGTGGATACCAGTCGGCTATTATTCTACATCGTATGATACTATAAATAGAAATTTTAGAGGTAGTTTGACGTCTGAACCTGGTGCTGTGATCAAAAATTTAACGATCAAATCTAATTCACCGGATACAGCAGCGACTCGAGGGTATAGAGGGCTTTTTGCAACAACTGATGGTGCGACGATTTCTGGAATCACTATCGAAAATCCAAATGTTATTGCGGGAGACGGTGCTGGAACAGGTGCGTTAATCGGACGTGTGATCGATTCGCCAAATGCTGTTACAATGGTGAGTGATACTAAGGTTATTGGTGGGAATATTGAGTCGACCGTACAGGGATATATTGGAGGGTTGATTGGTTACTCCGAATATAGTATTGTTTCTCGCTCCTCTTCCTCAGCTACTGTTACGTTAGCTGCAACAACAAGTGAAGGAACAGGTGGCTTGATTGGAGTAAGTGGTCGTGGTCAAATCATCGATAGCTATGCTACAGGGAATGTAACTAGTAACCGAGCACATACAGGAGGGTTGATTGGCTATAATCTTGGTGGAACGATCAAGCGTTCGTATGCAACCGGAGACGTAACTAGTGGTGGTGATTACACTGGCGGCCTTATTGGAGGAAATTCTTATACGGCATCTATCTATGATTCTTATGCTACAGGGAATGTACAAGGTAGTAGATATACTGGTGGATTAGTTGGAATGCTCGATACTGGGGTAATTGAAGTTGCACAAAGTTATAGTACAGGGAATGTCGTTGGGACAAACTACACAGGAGGCTTTGTAGGCAGAGTGTCTGGAGCATCAGTTAGGATCCGAAACAGTTTTGCAATGGGAGATGTGAGTGGAACTGGGAATGTCGATGTTTTTGGTGTAGGCGGAACTATCGTTAATAATTACTATTATCATCTTGCGAAAGTTTTATACGGTGGAGTAGCCCCGGAACAACTACCGAATGATATGGGTAAACTTGAGCCTCTTGATGTCATCGAGTTACGCACGCAAACGACCTATATCGAGAATGTTTGGGATTTCAACTCCGTTTGGGTCTGGGATACAGAAACGAATTATCCTAAATTAGGCTTAGGAACTGAGGTCGATACGTTACCAATCAATGCGATCGGTGAAACGATCCAGGTAACTTATGGTGGTTCAGAAACGCGCATTCCTTTAGCGGAAGTGTTTTCTTTGATTGGTCGAGGCGGCAATCCTGAAGATTTCCTTTTTGAGTCGGATGGCGGAGCGATCAGTATTTCCGAAGATGGAACTGACTTGATCATGGCGATCGACAGTGTAGGAATTTACGAAATCACTGCGGTTCCTTTAAGTCGTTTAACGACATTAGAACCCGGACAAAATTGGGGGAAAGCAACGATTGAAGTAACGCCAGCTGAAATTACAGTAGAAAAAGGAAGAGTATTTGAACGTACTTTTAATGGTACAACGGAAGTGACTGACTTCGATCTTCCAATCTTATCAGGGGTAGTCGGAGACGACGAAATCGCTTGGCAGGAAGAGCTATTCCAATATACTGACAGCATTGCGGGGACAAATACGATTACTGGTGATAATTGGCGAATCGATTGGGGAACCGTAAATCAAGAGAACTATGAAGTCGTTGGTGTATTAGCTGATGAAAGTGATAATTTCCAAGTGACCGACTTATTCGAGGTCGAAGGAATCGTCAAAGCAGCAGGTGCCTTCTTAAGAATCGATGAAGAGTTAGCGGCACAAAACAACACCCATGAAGTGATTACGATTGCGGGTACTGCCCTTCTTCATCACGATGAGACACCAGATACACCTGGTGAACAGTGGTACCACGACCATGTAGAGGAGTTACTTCAAGATGTGACCTTCTTGATTTACGACACAGATCCACAAGCGAATCCATTGGCACGAGTGGTTGCTTATGCAGATGGCGTAGCAGCAGTAGACGGGGCATTTGTAGGGTTAAGTGCGAATACCACGTATTGGATCACTGCGACTTCAGATGAGAGTACGAATTTTAGCTCAGGGGAAGAATCTGCCCCAATCATGCTTACTACATCACTTTCAGGAGATAATGGAGGAAACGGAGGAAATGGAGATAATGGTGGAGACAACGGAGGAACTGGTGGAAATACAGGAAACACAGGAAATAACATTGGCGCTCCTTCAGGAAGCAATCAAACTGGCAATAATCAGCCAGGGAACAATCAATCTGGAACTACCCCTACTCCAAATGGTGGAAGTGTAAATACTTCTGGAAGTGGTAACGGAAGTGTTCCTACGAATGCTGCATCAGCCGGAAGTAATGGCAGAAGTGGTAATTTACCGAAGACAGGCGAAGTAGCAAGTGCGTTTGCACTGCTTGGCTTTGGCGCGGTCGGTACAGCTTTGGCTAGTTGGTTGAAAGGTAAGAAAAATAATTAA